The following are from one region of the Corylus avellana chromosome ca1, CavTom2PMs-1.0 genome:
- the LOC132168076 gene encoding uncharacterized protein LOC132168076 — protein sequence MDLTELWAIFGPGVAGAVFGAGWWFWVDAVVCSSVKVSFVHYLPGIFASFAALMFNCVRKEDIDYSPYEEGEWRLKLWLFFAYVVSFVSLAASVGLLIQDSLVTTGPSVWTGTAGVLQCVFVLVSGLIYWTAHPE from the exons ATGGATTTGACTGAGCTGTGGGCAATCTTCGGGCCAGGGGTCGCGGGAGCCGTATTCGGAGCTGGATGGTGGTTCTGGGTTGACGCCGTCGTCTGCAGCTCCGTGAAGGTCTCCTTCGTCCACTACCTCCCTG GTATATTTGCGTCTTTTGCGGCTCTAATGTTCAATTGCGTTAGGAAAGAAGACATTGACTACTCTCCCTACGAAGAAGGCGAGTGGAG ATTGAAGCTTTGGCTTTTCTTCGCTTATGTCGTGTCCTTTGTATCTCTAGCGGCATCAGTGGGTCTATTGATACAGGATTCACTTGTAACAACTGGCCCTTCGGTGTGGACGGGAACTGCGGGTGTCTTGCAGTGTGTGTTCGTGTTGGTCAg TGGGCTGATTTATTGGACTGCTCATCCAGAGTAA